A single window of Carassius auratus strain Wakin unplaced genomic scaffold, ASM336829v1 scaf_tig00035131, whole genome shotgun sequence DNA harbors:
- the LOC113081870 gene encoding ATP-sensitive inward rectifier potassium channel 12-like codes for MGANRASRYSIVSPDEEGLKISTLGLYNGHCSGRLHSPGAEVGSNMASELMRTGYNGKISTSGQGQLRSRFVKKNGQCNVVFANMDDKPWRYLADIFTTCVDIRWRYLLMVFCSTFLLSWLVFGLIFYSISLVHGDFEKDRGSSGRPWKPCLLHVEGFVGAFLFSIETQTTIGYGWRCVTEECPVAIVTVVVQSIVGCIIDSFMIGTIMAKMARPKKRNQTLMFSHNAVIALRDGKLCLMWRVGNLRRSHIVEAHVRAQLIRPYMTAEGEFIPLEQMDLNVGYDDGTDRLFLVSPLVIVHEIDEDSPLWGLSRVDLESDDFEIVVILEGMVEATAMTTQTRSSYLSREILWGHRFEPVIFEDRDRYQVDYTHFHKTYEVRSTPTCSAKELSELTGHRSSGTSRSVTPSQTFLPPHSPSAFCYENEVALCCGEDDEDRKMFQDSSTMTSGNNMLCVLDMDNQIGFDILQTAIPVHPMTYKSESEI; via the exons ATGGGAGCCAACAGAGCCAGCAG GTACAGCATTGTGTCTCCTGATGAGGAGGGACTGAAGATCTCCACCCTCGGCCTCTACAACGGCCACTGCTCCGGACGGCTTCACTCCCCTGGAGCAGAGGTGGGTTCGAACATGGCATCAGAGCTGATGAGGACCGGCTACAATGGGAAGATCTCCACATCAGGCCAAGGCCAGCTACGCTCCCGCTTCGTCAAGAAGAACGGCCAGTGCAACGTGGTCTTCGCCAACATGGACGACAAGCCATGGCGGTACCTGGCAGACATCTTCACCACATGCGTGGACATCCGTTGGCGGTACCTGCtgatggtcttctgctccacctttCTGCTGTCCTGGCTCGTGTTTGGCCTGATCTTCTACAGCATATCTTTAGTGCACGGAGACTTCGAGAAAGATCGCGGAAGCAGCGGAAGGCCATGGAAACCGTGTTTGCTGCATGTCGAGGGTTTCGTTGGTGCATTCCTGTTCTCAATCGAGACCCAAACCACGATTGGTTACGGCTGGCGCTGCGTGACCGAAGAGTGTCCGGTAGCTATCGTAACGGTGGTGGTGCAATCCATCGTTGGGTGCATCATTGACTCTTTCATGATTGGCACCATTATGGCCAAAATGGCACGTCCGAAGAAGCGAAACCAAACCTTGATGTTTTCGCATAACGCAGTGATTGCACTGCGAGATGGAAAGCTGTGTTTAATGTGGCGTGTTGGGAACCTTCGGCGGAGCCACATTGTTGAAGCCCACGTCCGCGCGCAGCTCATCCGCCCCTATATGACGGCGGAGGGCGAGTTCATCCCGCTGGAACAGATGGATTTGAACGTGGGCTACGACGACGGTACAGACCGCCTCTTCCTGGTGTCGCCGCTAGTAATCGTGCATGAAATCGACGAGGACTCGCCTCTGTGGGGATTGAGCCGCGTGGATCTCGAGTCTGATGATTTCGAGATCGTAGTGATCCTGGAGGGAATGGTGGAGGCGACAGCAATGACCACACAAACGCGTAGCTCGTACCTTTCTCGCGAGATCCTATGGGGTCACCGCTTCGAGCCGGTCATCTTCGAGGACCGTGACCGCTACCAGGTCGACTACACACACTTCCACAAGACCTATGAGGTTCGCTCAACGCCCACTTGCAGCGCTAAGGAGCTGAGCGAACTGACCGGACACCGTTCATCTGGGACGTCCCGCTCCGTGACGCCATCTCAGACGTTTCTCCCACCGCACTCGCCCAGTGCCTTCTGCTACGAGAACGAGGTGGCGCTGTGCTGCGGAGAGGACGACGAGGACCGGAAAATGTTCCAGGATTCGTCCACAATGACCTCCGGAAACAACATGCTCTGTGTACTAGACATGGACAATCAGATCGGGTTTGACATCCTGCAGACTGCCATCCCAGTCCACCCCATGACCTATAAGAGCGAATCTGAGATATGA